A stretch of Lathyrus oleraceus cultivar Zhongwan6 chromosome 6, CAAS_Psat_ZW6_1.0, whole genome shotgun sequence DNA encodes these proteins:
- the LOC127092511 gene encoding leucine-rich repeat extensin-like protein 6 has product MESPYHYFTPIFIFFILIILSINPSHQALPPLNPRLIKAHTALQAWKQTFTSDPKNFTSNWYGPNVCNYTGIYCAPSPQDPYIYTVAGIDINHANIAGSLPEELGLLTDLALFHINTNRFYGSLPNTFDSLHFLHELDISNNKLSGPFPEVVLCIPSLRFLDIRFNDFQGSVPGKLFDLKLDAVFINNNKFQFSLPENFGNSPASVIVFANNDIKGCIPSSVVKMKETINEIIIVNSGMKGCLPDEIGELDKVTVLDVSFNEFVGELPESIGRMKSLEQLNVAHNRFSGLVPESVCRLPRLENFTYSFNYFSDESETCVELRNKDDRLNCIPFRPLQRSRYECDVFYKHPVHCTGVGCSFITPSPPPPPPPPPPPPPPPPPPPPPPPPPPSPPPPEVYYHYL; this is encoded by the coding sequence ATGGAATCCCCTTATCATTATTTCACACCAATTTTCATCTTTTTCATTCTCATTATACTCTCCATCAACCCCTCACACCAAGCTCTCCCACCACTCAACCCAAGACTCATCAAAGCCCACACAGCACTCCAAGCATGGAAACAAACCTTCACCTCTGACCCTAAAAACTTCACCTCAAACTGGTATGGCCCCAATGTCTGCAACTACACAGGTATCTACTGTGCACCCTCCCCACAAGATCCCTACATCTACACCGTTGCTGGCATAGACATAAACCATGCCAACATAGCAGGTTCATTACCAGAAGAGCTAGGTCTTTTAACAGACCTAGCTCTCTTCCACATTAACACAAACCGCTTCTATGGCTCCCTTCCAAACACCTTTGACTCTCTCCACTTTCTCCACGAGCTAGACATCAGCAACAACAAACTCTCCGGCCCATTCCCGGAAGTTGTTCTTTGCATTCCTTCGTTGAGATTTTTAGACATAAGATTCAACGACTTTCAAGGAAGTGTTCCTGGGAAACTCTTTGATCTCAAACTTGATGCGGttttcatcaacaacaataaGTTTCAATTCTCTTTGCCGGAGAATTTCGGAAACTCTCCGGCTTCTGTCATTGTTTTCGCGAACAATGACATCAAAGGTTGTATTCCGTCGAGTGTGGTGAAAATGAAGGAGACTATTAACGAGATTATTATCGTTAATAGTGGGATGAAAGGTTGTTTACCGGATGAGATTGGTGAGTTGGATAAAGTGACAGTGCTTGATGTTAGCTTTAATGAGTTTGTCGGGGAGTTGCCGGAGAGTATTGGTCGGATGAAGAGTTTGGAACAGTTGAATGTGGCGCATAATAGGTTTTCTGGTTTGGTTCCGGAGAGTGTTTGTAGGTTGCCGAGGTTGGAGAATTTTACGTATTCGTTTAATTATTTCAGCGATGAATCGGAAACTTGTGTTGAGTTGAGAAATAAGGATGATAGGTTGAATTGTATTCCTTTTAGACCGTTGCAAAGGTCGAGATATGAGTGTGATGTTTTTTATAAACATCCTGTTCATTGTACTGGTGTTGGTTGTTCTTTTATAACTCCATCACCTCCTCCTCCTCCACCGCCTCCTCCACCACCTCCTCCGCCACCTCCACCACCACCTCCTCCACCGCCGCCTCCTCCATCACCACCTCCTCCGGAGGTTTACTACCATTATCTATGA